In the genome of Polaromonas vacuolata, the window GCGTCGCTAGACTCCATGATGTCGCCGTAGACCTTGCCCAGCATGCCGGAGTAAGTCAGTGCAATCGCTAACACGCCACTGGTTGGACCCAAGCCCACCACGCGCACAAAAATCAAGGCCCAAATAAGTTCTGGCACGCTGCGCAGCACAATCAAAATCCAGCGCACTAGCTGACGCAGCGACGCCGGCAACACATCCACGCGGCCAGACAGCGCAGACAGCGACAAGGTGCGCACCGACAGCAATGCAAAGGGAATCGCCAGCAACATGGCCAGGGTTAAACCGGCTGTTGCAATGGCTACCGTGCGCCAAGTTTCTTTGAGCACCAACAACAAGAAATCAGGCTCTACCTTGGGCGGGAAAAAATCCCCCACAAAGCGCAACGTAGGCGTGAGGCTTTCTGGCGTAAACAGTACCCAAGGCTTGAATTCAGCCAGCACCAGCATGGGCCAGGCGATAACCAGCCCAGCTAGACACCAAAAAATCCGGCTGCGCCAAGCAGGGTCGGTGCGGCGTGGTTGCGTATTACTTTTGAAAGAGCTCACCGGCATTGCATGGCTACCCGTGCGCGTGGCGCGGGCACGTCATCCATCCTGGGCGCTGGACCTGTGAGTTCTTCAAGATTACTCGCGTATAACGATTGCAAAATCGAGGGACTGACTTCTGCGGATGGCAAGTCAAAAACCAATTCACCGCCGCGCAAACCGACGATGCGCGGGAAATACGCCAAAGCCATCTCCACATGATGGAGCGACGTTACCAAGGTTGCGCCACGCTCACGGGCCGCATCGCAAATCGCTTGCAAAGCTTGGCGGGCACGTTCAGGGTCTAACGCAGAGAGTGGTTCATCAACTAGTAGCAGCGAAGCACTAGACGCCAACATTCGGGCCAGACCTACGCGTTGGCGCTCACCGCCGGATAACCGGTCAACTCGCTCAAAGAGTTTTTCTGACAGATCAAACTGCGCCAGTGCGGCATCAGCCAAATCCGTCTCACGCGGGTAAAACAAGCTTTGCAGCGAATACCACAAACTCATCTCTGGCAAACGGCCAGCTAGCACAGCACTGACTACCCGTTGCCGTGGTGGCAGTGGCGGTACTTGGGGCGCTAAAAAAACCTGTGCGCGCTGGCGTTTAAGCGCCGAACTACCGAGTTGCCAAGGGTCAACTCCATCCATTTCAAAATTGCCTTGCTCCGGCCTTTGGGCGCAGGCTAGCAATTGCAGCAACGTGGTTTTACCCGCGCCAGACGGCCCAATAATGGCCAATTGCTCGCCACTCGCTAGCGCCAAGCTAATGCGAGTTAACGCATCAGACGCCGCTGCCACTGCTGCCGGATGGCGCGCTGAGCAGGAATGCAAATCAAGCTTCATGCGCTACATCCAATCGAAACAAACACACGCATTATTTGAGCAGACCGGCGCTGCGCGCTGCCGTCTCAATGCCTTTGTAGTTTTCGGCCTTAGTGGGCACAAAACGCGTGGCGCGCTGCAAATCAAGAATGGCTTTACCTTCAGCGGTATTGGGGGCCAGGTCGAGAAAGGCTTTGGTGATTTTTTCTTTCAGCGCGGCTGGCATGTCGGCATGCACCGTCCAGTTGTAGTCGTAGTAAGTCGGCGTGGTGAAGATCACATGCACTTTGGCTGGATCAACTTTTTTATCCAGTACGAATTTTTCCCACACCGAGATATTCAGCGCACCCACATCGACCTTGCCGGCCGCAACTGCAGCGATAGTGGCATCGTGCGCACCAGAGTAAGCCACGCGCTTGAGGTCTTTCTCAGGATCGATTTTTGCTTCAAGCAAAAAACTGCGCGGCATCAAGTGGCCAGAGGTGCTGGACTGCGAGCCAAAGCTCAAAGTCTTGCCTTTGAGGTCAGCCAATGTTTTGATTGCTGGGTCGCTGGTGATGAACACTGAGCGAAATTTTGTATCTTCTTCACGCTGCACCAAAGGCACTACTTTGCCACCCGAGCGCTGTTGAGCTTGGACGAAAGTAAAGCCGCCAAACCAAGCCATATCCACTTGCTTATTAGCCAGCGTTTCAACTGCCGCTGCGTAGTCAGACACTGGCGTGAACTCAACCTTCATACCCAGTCTTTGTTCTAAATACTTCACCAACGGACCGGCTTTGCGCGCCAACTCAGTCGGCGACTCATCAGGAATGGCGGTGATTTTAAGAACTTGCTGGGCTTGCTGCGCTTGCGCTGGCAGGACGGTCATAGCGCCTAAGAACAAAAAAGCACTGGAAACCAGTGTTTTTAGTGTGTTGGCTAGGTTGAGTTTTGACATGAAGTAAATGTGTTTTTGAGTTAAAGAATTTAAAAACAAGCGTCATTACAGCGTGAATGCCAAGGGCTTGCTTAAGCAGGGAATTAATTCAAGAAGATGGGATGTTGAGCCGCTCATGTTTTGGGGTTCAATTTTTTAGTGCTCAATTTGCGCCGAGCATGACTTTGAGATAACTGAGTTCACTGCTACAAGCGCTGAAAGCACAAATTGATAACAAAAAATTATTACAAAAACTTTGCAGCTAGCTAAATTGATAGCATGAACCGCAAACAACTCAAGACTCTTGATGCGTTATTTACAAAACCTACTACGGCATCAATGAAATAGGCTCGTATTGAGTCATTGCTGATTGCTGATTGCTGCAGGATATTTAGTTATAAAAGGCCGCGGTTCACGAGTGCGCTTTGTACAGGGGTCAAAAATAGCCACCTTCCACCGACCGCATCCGGCGAAAGAGGCCAAACAGTAGCAAGTCGAAGACGCTAGTCATTTTTTAACCGCTATTGGAATAAGGCCATGAACACCATGACCCATATGGGACAAACAGCACGAATTGAATTCGACGATAAAGACAATATTTTCGTCGGCCGTCTGCTCGGCATTACAGACAGCATTAGCTATCATGCGGATACGGTTGTAGCACTCCGTCAAGCTTTTGTAGAGGCGGTCGACGACTATATTGAGACCTGCGCGAAGATTGGCAAACCGGTAGAAAAACCGGCCAATGGAAAAATCTTGCTACGCGTACCACCGGAGCTGCATAGCGCCGCATTGATTGCGGCTGAGGCAGCGGGAACAAGCTTAAATCAGTGGGCTACAAAAGCACTTCATCAAGCCGCATACGTAATAGATTGAACAATCGCCAACCGTTTCCCAATGCCAAAAAACTGGCGTTGAAATACAAACTTCGCTCGCACACCAATGCGCGCGCCACAAGAAGTTAGATATTACAAATTCAGCTTTTAGATCCGCTCAATCACCGACAAGTACGAAACCCAGCATGAATATCATTGCGTTCAGGGGTAAAAAAATTGCGTAAACGTGGATGTGCCAAGCTGGGTGCAGTCGCCAAGCTCGCGCCACGCAGCACGGGTCGATCGTCAAACCAAGGCGCTGAGTAATCACGGTAAGGGTGAATTTCAAAGCCCGGGTAAGGCTGAAATGAACTAGCAGTCCACTCCCACACTTCGCCCCACACAAACTCTGGCTGCGTCATGGCTGCGCATTCCCATTCGGCCTCGGTAGGCAAGGACAAACCGGCCCAGCTGCACCAAGCTTGAACTTCAAAAAACGAGAGATGCACGGCGCGGGCATTGAGGTCTAACGCCTGCCAAACACCAAAGCGCTGGCATTGCCAGCCGCCATCTTGAAGCCTCAGGTAAAGCGGTGCGGTGAGTTTTTCTGCCGCTAACCAGTCCCAACCTTGGGCCGACCACCAACGTTTATCGGTGTAACCGCCTTGTTCCACAAACGGCAAGAAGCGCGACCAGCTCACGCACTGACTGTCCATCTCGCGCTGTTGTATCGCGACGCTATGGGCGGGCAGTTCGTTGTCAAAGGCAAAGCCAGTCCCATCACTACCTAATTGCCAATTGCCCGCAGGCAGCGTGAATGTGGCTGGGCCATCGATTGGGCGCGCAACTGGCTTAGCAAGCAAGTCAGACGAGAGTGCAAAGCCCATGGCTTGGGCCATGTAGACCGCGGCTTCGCAGTGCATGTCTTCATGCAGCAGCGCCAAACGGAAAAAGTAAAGCGCTTGGTCGTCCTCTGGGCTTTGCGCTAATAAGGCCAAAGTCCTAGTCAAACCGGCCTGCAAATCTGCACGCGTTGCATCTATGGTGGGCAAAGCAAAATCCCACCGCGCTTGGTGTGAGATAAGGCTAGAGTTGTACAAATCATCATCGGTCACACCATTGACCAGCGAGCGCGGCGCGCTGTGAACGCAAGCTGAGTCATACGCCGTCCCTAAGGCACGCTGGGGATTACGGGCAATCCAATAGTCCTGAAACCAGCCCAGATGGCCAAGCTCCCATCTAGGCGGATTGAGCTGCGGGCTGCGCGGGACGGGCAATGCGTGGCCTAAAGCGACTTCATAGCAGTCGAGTAATGCCAAGCTGCGGGCACGGGTAGCGCGCAGTAAAGCGGCTAATTCAGTGCTACTAGCATGGCGTGCAGCATGGGCGGTCTGCCATGGCTTAGTGGAGGGCTTTGCTGAAACTGGCATCATCACGACATTCTATGAAACAAAAAATTGTCATTATCAGCCCTGCATTGAAAGCCGCGAACAACGGCAATTGGCAAACCGCCAACCGCTGGCAAAAGATGCTCAGCCCGTATTACCAAGTGCGAATTAGCCAGAATTGGCCGGATGGACCCGAAGCTCAGCACGACAAAGTCATGCTGGCTTTGCACGCACGGCGCTCGGCAAGCTCAATTGCCGCTTGGGCTAAAGCGCATGCGCCTAGCCAAGCGGCAAACATCAGCAGTCCTGGATTGGCCGTGGTTTTAACCGGCACAGATTTGTACCGCGACATCCACGAAGACGCGCAAGCTGCGCATTCCCTGGAATTAGCGCAGTGCTTGGTAGTACTGCAAGAATGTGGCCCAGAGGCACTACCCGAAGCGCTGCGCGAGCGCGCCATGGTGATGTTTCAATCCACCAGTGAGCGCCGTGCTTTGGTCAAAACCCAGCGCCACCTGCGGGTCGTGATGGTCGGCCATTTGCGGGATGAAAAAACCCCGGAAACGCTGATGAATGCAGCGCGGCTAATCGCGCCAAACGAAGGCATATTGATTGACCACATTGGTGCGCCGCTTGACGCAAACCTGGGTCAACTGGCCGAAGCCACGGCAGCGGATTGTCCACATTACCGTTGGCTAGGCAGTCTCAGTCACGCGCAGACACGGCGGCGGATTCAGCAAGCCCATTTATTAGTCCACACCAGCCGCATGGAAGGCGGCGCCCATGTGGTGATGGAGGCCGTGCGCAGCAACACACCCGTGTTGGCTTCCAACATTGATGGCAATCGCGGCATGTTGGGCGCAGATTACGCCGGCTATTTTGACTGGAACAACGCCGAGCAACTGGTCAGTCTGCTACGCCAAGCCCGAGCCAGCCAAAGCAACAACAACGATGACAGCGATTTACTAAAAACGCTGCAAGCGCAAAGCCATCAACGCGCCGCCTTGTTCGCGCCTGAAACAGAGCAAGCGTCGCTGCTAAAACTGGTGGCTAATTTACTCAATACTTCTTCGAACACAATTACCTGATGCAAAAATCAACCCAAGCCATAGCCCGCGATATCGTTTTAGTCGGCGGCGGCCACAGTCACGTTGGCGTGCTCAGACGCTTTGCCATGAAGCCAGAACCCGGCGTGCGTTTGACCCTGATCTGCACCGATGTGCACACCCCCTACTCCGGTATGTTGCCCGGCTACGTGGCCGGTCATTACGACTATGACGACGTTCACATAGACCTAGGCCGGCTGGCAGTATTTGCCGGCGCACGGCTTTACCGCGACGAAGTCATAGGCCTAGACCGCAGCGGTCAGCGCGTGCTGTGCCGCAATCGCCCAGCCGTGCCGTATGACTTGCTGTCCATCAACATAGGCTCTACACCACAACTCGCTGGGGTCGAGGGCGCAGAGCAGCACGCTGTCCCAGTCAAACCCATTTATGCCTTTAACCAGCGCTGGCTGGCGCTGCTAGCGCGGGTGCGTCAGCATACCCAAGGCCCACTGCGTATTGCAGTGGTGGGCGCGGGCGCAGGTGGTGTGGAATTGCTGCTGGCCATGCAATACCGCTTGCTCAATGAATTCAAAGCGCTGGGCCGCGACCCCAAACTGTTGCAATTTATTTTGCTGGGTGCCGATGCCGAAGTTTTACCCACCCACAATGCCGGTGTCAAACAGCGCTTTACGCGCGTGCTAAGCGAGCGCGGCGTAGCCATGCATTTAGGCAGCGAGGTCACCCGGGTTGAGGCCAATACGCTGATATGCGCCACGGGAGAAATCGTCACAGCCGACGAAATCATGTGGGTCACCCAAGCCGGCGGTGCGCCTTGGCTTAAAAAAACCGGCTTAGATCTGGACAAAGGTGGCTTTTTAATCGTCAACGATTGCTTGCAAAGCACTAACGACGAACGCGTGTTTGCAGCTGGCGATATTGCGGCAATGCAAAACTACCCGCTGCCAAAAGCCGGTGTCTTTGCCGTGCGCCAAGCCAGACCACTGGCCGACAATATGCGCCTTAGCCTGCAAGGTAAACCGCTAAAACCGTACCACCCGCAAACCAATTGGTTGGCATTAATTAGCACCGGCGACCGCTATGCGGTAGCGTCACGCGGTGCCATCGGTTTTGCCGGCGCTTGGGTCTGGCGCTGGAAGGATTGGATTGACCAGCGCTTTATGCGCAAGTTCTCTGATTTCGAAGCCATGGACGAGCACAGCCAAGCCGCAAGCTCTAAAAGCGCAGCTAGCGCAACCACCTCCTTGGCACTGAGCCAAGAAGAATCCCAGCAAACCATCTCTGCGATTGCCATGCGCTGCGGCGGCTGCGGGGCAAAAGTCGGCGCCAGCGTATTGAGCCGAGCACTGGGCAATTTGCATGTGATTGACCGTGAAGACGTACTAATTGGCCTGCATTCCCCCGACGACGCCGCCGTAGTGCGCGTGCCACCGGGCAAAGCCATGGTGCATTCGGTTGACTTTTTCCGCTCCTTTATCGATGACCCCTACATCTTTGGCAAGGTCGCCGCGAATCATGCGCTCGGCGATATTTTTGCCATGGGCGGCGAAGCACAAACCGCCACCGCGATTGCCACCGTCCCGCCGGGCTTGGAAGCCAAGGTTGAAGACGTGTTGTTCCAGATGATGACGGGTGCAGTTGAGGTGCTCAATGAAGCCGGCTGTGCCTTGGTTGGTGGCCACACCGGAGAAGGCAGCGAATTGGCATTAGGTTTTGCCATCAACGGCTTGATTGACGAAAACCTCGATCAGATCTTGACCAAAGGCGGCATGAAAGCTGGCGACGTGTTGATACTCACCAAGCCCATAGGCACTGGCACTTTGTTTGCTGCTCACGCAAGACTGGCCGCGCGCGGTCGCTGGATTGATGCGGCGCTAAAGTCCATGGTGCAGTCCAACCGCATAGGTGCAATTTGCCTGCGTAAATATGGTGCGACAGCTTGTACCGATTTGACTGGCTTTGGTTTGCTTGGCCACTTGGTCGAGATGACCAAACCTTCTGGCGTTGACGCCGAGCTGAGTTTGTCTGCATTGCCGCTGTTAGACGGTGCGCTGGAATGCGTAAATGCCGGCATTGTGAGCTCGCTGCAACCGGCCAATGTGCGCTTGCGTCGTGCATTGCGCAACCAAGAAGCGTTTGTTAAAAACGAGCGCTATCCCTTGATTTTTGATCCGCAAACCGCGGGTGGATTACTCGCTAGCGTGCCGGCAGATAAAGTCCAAGCCTGTATTGCTGAGCTAAAAGAATTAGGCTATCCGCACACTGTTGTTATTGGACGAATATTGGAACAGGGCGAGGCGATTGAGCCGATTTTGTTAGTTGATTAAGACACTTTATGCCGCCTCAAAAAAGGCATAAAAAATTCGAATTAAACGTTCAAGCCAAATTGCTCACATGCGCACTGACCACGCGCCAACCATCCGCTGTACGCAGCCAAGTCTGGCTTTGCCGGCCCGGCCGTGCGCTGCCGTCGCGTTGAAACTCTAGGTTGACAGTGGCCATGTCTTGGCCGTAGCTGGTGATCACACTGCGTAGCACGGTGCGCGCCAGCCCCACCGCTGGTCGGCTGGCACGAAACGCACAGATGGCTGCATAGCTATAAAGATTTTCGCCAGCGCCATAGCGCAGCGTGTGTGGGCTGTTCCAGAATAATTCGTCGAGCACAGCAACGTCATTACTCACCAAGGCCTGCTCGTAGCGCTCACTTTGCACTTGCACTTCTGCAAGCACCTGCGGCAGATTAATCTCCATGTGGCTGTGGGTTGTCATATCAAAAATTAACCGTTTTAAGTTTTGCCAAGCCGGCTGTTTGCAGCACAAGCGCTGCGCGCAAGGCTAAGTCTTCGCGCCAAGGCGCAGCAATAATTTGCACACCGATTGGCATGCTGTCTGTTGATGTCGGCCACATCGGTGCGGCGACTACCGGACAGCCGGCGAACGAAATTGGCTGAGTCAGCAAACCCATGGCCGCACGGCAAGGATGCTGCGTGCCATTGATATCTAAAAAATCAGTCCCAATCACAGGCGCACTGACCGGCGTGGCGGGTGCTAACAACACATCCCAATCTTTGAACAAAGCATTCACGCGATCACGGTAGCTGCGTCTAAAACGTTGCGCAGTTAAATACCAATGCGCGGGTTGCAAGGCGCCAGCAATAAAGCGGTCAACTGAAAGTGGCTCAAATTCAGCGCTATGCTGGCGCAAATCGTCCAAGTGCAAACTGCCGCCTTCGCTAGCGGTGATGATAAAAGCCGCGGCTCGGCCAAGTGCCGCATCTGGCCAAGTTACGGTATCCACAGCGCCCAAAGCTTTAGCCGCAGCCGCCACCACTTCACGCGCAGCAGCAGTTGCGTTGTCATGAAAATAGCCATCCAAAATACCCACGCGCAGACCTTGCATGCCGCGGCCTAATTCGCCACTGGCGAGCTGCACGCGAAGCGCGTGACAACCCGGGTCTAGCGCATCCGGGCCTTGCAACACGTCATAGGCCAGCGCCAAGGATTCCAGACTGTCCGCAAACGGGCCGAGGTGATCTAGGCTGTGCACAAAGGGGTAGCTGCCGCGGCGCGAAAGCCTGCCAAAAGTAGGTTTAAGCCCCCAAACACCGCAAAGGGAAGCCGGCACGCGGATAGAGCCGTTGGTGTCCGAGCCCAAGCTAATACTCACCTGCCCGGCCGCAA includes:
- the selD gene encoding selenide, water dikinase SelD; the encoded protein is MQKSTQAIARDIVLVGGGHSHVGVLRRFAMKPEPGVRLTLICTDVHTPYSGMLPGYVAGHYDYDDVHIDLGRLAVFAGARLYRDEVIGLDRSGQRVLCRNRPAVPYDLLSINIGSTPQLAGVEGAEQHAVPVKPIYAFNQRWLALLARVRQHTQGPLRIAVVGAGAGGVELLLAMQYRLLNEFKALGRDPKLLQFILLGADAEVLPTHNAGVKQRFTRVLSERGVAMHLGSEVTRVEANTLICATGEIVTADEIMWVTQAGGAPWLKKTGLDLDKGGFLIVNDCLQSTNDERVFAAGDIAAMQNYPLPKAGVFAVRQARPLADNMRLSLQGKPLKPYHPQTNWLALISTGDRYAVASRGAIGFAGAWVWRWKDWIDQRFMRKFSDFEAMDEHSQAASSKSAASATTSLALSQEESQQTISAIAMRCGGCGAKVGASVLSRALGNLHVIDREDVLIGLHSPDDAAVVRVPPGKAMVHSVDFFRSFIDDPYIFGKVAANHALGDIFAMGGEAQTATAIATVPPGLEAKVEDVLFQMMTGAVEVLNEAGCALVGGHTGEGSELALGFAINGLIDENLDQILTKGGMKAGDVLILTKPIGTGTLFAAHARLAARGRWIDAALKSMVQSNRIGAICLRKYGATACTDLTGFGLLGHLVEMTKPSGVDAELSLSALPLLDGALECVNAGIVSSLQPANVRLRRALRNQEAFVKNERYPLIFDPQTAGGLLASVPADKVQACIAELKELGYPHTVVIGRILEQGEAIEPILLVD
- a CDS encoding PhnE/PtxC family ABC transporter permease; the encoded protein is MPVSSFKSNTQPRRTDPAWRSRIFWCLAGLVIAWPMLVLAEFKPWVLFTPESLTPTLRFVGDFFPPKVEPDFLLLVLKETWRTVAIATAGLTLAMLLAIPFALLSVRTLSLSALSGRVDVLPASLRQLVRWILIVLRSVPELIWALIFVRVVGLGPTSGVLAIALTYSGMLGKVYGDIMESSDAQPTQALMRNGSGRLQAFFYALLPQSAAELTSYTVYRWECAIRSSAVLGFVGAGGLGQLMDSSMKMFNGSEVATMLLVFMALVWLSDKVSGWLREGLA
- the senB gene encoding selenoneine biosynthesis selenosugar synthase SenB, with amino-acid sequence MKQKIVIISPALKAANNGNWQTANRWQKMLSPYYQVRISQNWPDGPEAQHDKVMLALHARRSASSIAAWAKAHAPSQAANISSPGLAVVLTGTDLYRDIHEDAQAAHSLELAQCLVVLQECGPEALPEALRERAMVMFQSTSERRALVKTQRHLRVVMVGHLRDEKTPETLMNAARLIAPNEGILIDHIGAPLDANLGQLAEATAADCPHYRWLGSLSHAQTRRRIQQAHLLVHTSRMEGGAHVVMEAVRSNTPVLASNIDGNRGMLGADYAGYFDWNNAEQLVSLLRQARASQSNNNDDSDLLKTLQAQSHQRAALFAPETEQASLLKLVANLLNTSSNTIT
- the hpxZ gene encoding oxalurate catabolism protein HpxZ, translated to MEINLPQVLAEVQVQSERYEQALVSNDVAVLDELFWNSPHTLRYGAGENLYSYAAICAFRASRPAVGLARTVLRSVITSYGQDMATVNLEFQRDGSARPGRQSQTWLRTADGWRVVSAHVSNLA
- a CDS encoding type II toxin-antitoxin system HicA family toxin, with translation MLIAAGYLVIKGRGSRVRFVQGSKIATFHRPHPAKEAKQ
- a CDS encoding type II toxin-antitoxin system HicB family antitoxin, producing MNTMTHMGQTARIEFDDKDNIFVGRLLGITDSISYHADTVVALRQAFVEAVDDYIETCAKIGKPVEKPANGKILLRVPPELHSAALIAAEAAGTSLNQWATKALHQAAYVID
- a CDS encoding AtzE family amidohydrolase, which encodes MSQTSSEKPMNAMALAQAIKTGQLSARQALNDCMARIDQSDGQVNAFTSRHHDRAVREADAIDALRASGAALPPLAGVPYAVKNLYDVAGEITLAGSIINRRHAPQQSDAFLVRQMQAAGAVLVGSLNMDEYAYGFTTENTHYGPTRNPHDKVASRIAGGSSGGSGAAVAAGQVSISLGSDTNGSIRVPASLCGVWGLKPTFGRLSRRGSYPFVHSLDHLGPFADSLESLALAYDVLQGPDALDPGCHALRVQLASGELGRGMQGLRVGILDGYFHDNATAAAREVVAAAAKALGAVDTVTWPDAALGRAAAFIITASEGGSLHLDDLRQHSAEFEPLSVDRFIAGALQPAHWYLTAQRFRRSYRDRVNALFKDWDVLLAPATPVSAPVIGTDFLDINGTQHPCRAAMGLLTQPISFAGCPVVAAPMWPTSTDSMPIGVQIIAAPWREDLALRAALVLQTAGLAKLKTVNF
- a CDS encoding phosphonate ABC transporter ATP-binding protein, whose protein sequence is MKLDLHSCSARHPAAVAAASDALTRISLALASGEQLAIIGPSGAGKTTLLQLLACAQRPEQGNFEMDGVDPWQLGSSALKRQRAQVFLAPQVPPLPPRQRVVSAVLAGRLPEMSLWYSLQSLFYPRETDLADAALAQFDLSEKLFERVDRLSGGERQRVGLARMLASSASLLLVDEPLSALDPERARQALQAICDAARERGATLVTSLHHVEMALAYFPRIVGLRGGELVFDLPSAEVSPSILQSLYASNLEELTGPAPRMDDVPAPRARVAMQCR
- a CDS encoding putative selenate ABC transporter substrate-binding protein, which produces MSKLNLANTLKTLVSSAFLFLGAMTVLPAQAQQAQQVLKITAIPDESPTELARKAGPLVKYLEQRLGMKVEFTPVSDYAAAVETLANKQVDMAWFGGFTFVQAQQRSGGKVVPLVQREEDTKFRSVFITSDPAIKTLADLKGKTLSFGSQSSTSGHLMPRSFLLEAKIDPEKDLKRVAYSGAHDATIAAVAAGKVDVGALNISVWEKFVLDKKVDPAKVHVIFTTPTYYDYNWTVHADMPAALKEKITKAFLDLAPNTAEGKAILDLQRATRFVPTKAENYKGIETAARSAGLLK
- the senA gene encoding selenoneine synthase SenA, which produces MMPVSAKPSTKPWQTAHAARHASSTELAALLRATRARSLALLDCYEVALGHALPVPRSPQLNPPRWELGHLGWFQDYWIARNPQRALGTAYDSACVHSAPRSLVNGVTDDDLYNSSLISHQARWDFALPTIDATRADLQAGLTRTLALLAQSPEDDQALYFFRLALLHEDMHCEAAVYMAQAMGFALSSDLLAKPVARPIDGPATFTLPAGNWQLGSDGTGFAFDNELPAHSVAIQQREMDSQCVSWSRFLPFVEQGGYTDKRWWSAQGWDWLAAEKLTAPLYLRLQDGGWQCQRFGVWQALDLNARAVHLSFFEVQAWCSWAGLSLPTEAEWECAAMTQPEFVWGEVWEWTASSFQPYPGFEIHPYRDYSAPWFDDRPVLRGASLATAPSLAHPRLRNFFTPERNDIHAGFRTCR